Proteins from a single region of Bos indicus isolate NIAB-ARS_2022 breed Sahiwal x Tharparkar chromosome 6, NIAB-ARS_B.indTharparkar_mat_pri_1.0, whole genome shotgun sequence:
- the CXXC4 gene encoding CXXC-type zinc finger protein 4 isoform X1, whose product MNTNVCVEPGPSPEAPGLPKESHLPEGSLNSLVDYNSEMERYRSFATSFYKTNGGAFPQAAKIARITTPIFPSSAAAAAAAARIGMSPWNCDNAATAAAATAMLWGSGGGGGGGGGGGGGGGGGGGGGGGGGGRKSSSAAASSSASSSAILPAGGGGGGGGGGGGGGGGGGGGGRTSMHHRNDSQRLGKAGCPPEPSLQMANTNFLSTLSPEHCRPLAGECMNKLKCGAAEAEIMNLPERVGTFSAIPALGGISLPPGVIVMTALHSPAAASAAVTDSAFQIANLADCPQNHSSSSSSSSGGAGGANPAKKKRKRCGVCVPCKRLINCGVCSSCRNRKTGHQICKFRKCEELKKKPGTSLELVFFQNGEIVEKTEHHLQFF is encoded by the exons ATGAACACCAATGTCTGCGTGGAGCCCGGGCCGAGCCCGGAGGCCCCGGGCTTGCCCAAGGAAAGCCACCTGCCCGAGGGGTCCCTGAACAGCCTTGTGGATTACAACTCGGAGATGGAGCGCTACCGCTCCTTTGCCACCTCCTTCTACAAGACCAACGGGGGCGCCTTCCCGCAGGCCGCCAAGATCGCGCGCATCACCACCCCCATCTTCCCCAGCAGCGCCGCTGCTGCCGCGGCCGCCGCGCGCATCGGCATGTCCCCCTGGAACTGCGACAACGcggccaccgccgccgccgccaccgccatGCTCTGGGgcagcggcgggggcgggggcggcggcgggggcgggggaggtggcggcggcggcgggggcggcggcgggggcggtgggggcggCAGGAAATCCTcctccgccgccgcctcctcctccgcctcctcctcgGCGATCCTCCCCGCCGGcggtggcggtggcggcggcggcggcggtggtggtggtggcggcggcggcggtggcggcggcaggACCAGCATGCACCACCGAAACgactcccagaggctggggaaagCTGGCTGCCCGCCAGAGCCATCGTTGCAAATGGCAAATACTAATTTCCTCTCCACCTTATCCCCTGAACACTGCAGACCTTTGGCGGGGGAATGCATGAACAAGCTCAAATGCGGCGCTGCTGAAGCAGAGATAATGAATCTCCCCGAGCGCGTGGGGACTTTTTCCGCTATCCCGGCTTTAGGGGGCATCTCATTACCTCCAGGGGTCATCGTCATGACAGCCCTTCACTCCCCCGCAGCAGCCTCAGCAGCCGTCACAGACAGTGCGTTTCAAATTGCCAACCTGGCAGACTGCCCGCAGaaccattcctcctcctcctcgtcctcctcaGGGGGAGCTGGCGGAGCCAACCCGgccaagaagaagaggaaaaggtgtGGGGTCTGCGTGCCCTGCAAGAGGCTCATCAACTGTGGCGTCTGCAGCAGTTGCAGGAACCGCAAAACGGGACACCAGATCTGCAAATTTAGGAAATGTGAAGAGCTAAAGAAAAAACCTGGCACTTCGCTAGAG TTGGTATTTTTTCAGAACGGGGAAATAGTAGAGAAAACTGAACACCACTTGCAGTTTTTTTAA
- the CXXC4 gene encoding CXXC-type zinc finger protein 4 isoform X2 gives MNTNVCVEPGPSPEAPGLPKESHLPEGSLNSLVDYNSEMERYRSFATSFYKTNGGAFPQAAKIARITTPIFPSSAAAAAAAARIGMSPWNCDNAATAAAATAMLWGSGGGGGGGGGGGGGGGGGGGGGGGGGGRKSSSAAASSSASSSAILPAGGGGGGGGGGGGGGGGGGGGGRTSMHHRNDSQRLGKAGCPPEPSLQMANTNFLSTLSPEHCRPLAGECMNKLKCGAAEAEIMNLPERVGTFSAIPALGGISLPPGVIVMTALHSPAAASAAVTDSAFQIANLADCPQNHSSSSSSSSGGAGGANPAKKKRKRCGVCVPCKRLINCGVCSSCRNRKTGHQICKFRKCEELKKKPGTSLERTPVPSAEAFRWFF, from the coding sequence ATGAACACCAATGTCTGCGTGGAGCCCGGGCCGAGCCCGGAGGCCCCGGGCTTGCCCAAGGAAAGCCACCTGCCCGAGGGGTCCCTGAACAGCCTTGTGGATTACAACTCGGAGATGGAGCGCTACCGCTCCTTTGCCACCTCCTTCTACAAGACCAACGGGGGCGCCTTCCCGCAGGCCGCCAAGATCGCGCGCATCACCACCCCCATCTTCCCCAGCAGCGCCGCTGCTGCCGCGGCCGCCGCGCGCATCGGCATGTCCCCCTGGAACTGCGACAACGcggccaccgccgccgccgccaccgccatGCTCTGGGgcagcggcgggggcgggggcggcggcgggggcgggggaggtggcggcggcggcgggggcggcggcgggggcggtgggggcggCAGGAAATCCTcctccgccgccgcctcctcctccgcctcctcctcgGCGATCCTCCCCGCCGGcggtggcggtggcggcggcggcggcggtggtggtggtggcggcggcggcggtggcggcggcaggACCAGCATGCACCACCGAAACgactcccagaggctggggaaagCTGGCTGCCCGCCAGAGCCATCGTTGCAAATGGCAAATACTAATTTCCTCTCCACCTTATCCCCTGAACACTGCAGACCTTTGGCGGGGGAATGCATGAACAAGCTCAAATGCGGCGCTGCTGAAGCAGAGATAATGAATCTCCCCGAGCGCGTGGGGACTTTTTCCGCTATCCCGGCTTTAGGGGGCATCTCATTACCTCCAGGGGTCATCGTCATGACAGCCCTTCACTCCCCCGCAGCAGCCTCAGCAGCCGTCACAGACAGTGCGTTTCAAATTGCCAACCTGGCAGACTGCCCGCAGaaccattcctcctcctcctcgtcctcctcaGGGGGAGCTGGCGGAGCCAACCCGgccaagaagaagaggaaaaggtgtGGGGTCTGCGTGCCCTGCAAGAGGCTCATCAACTGTGGCGTCTGCAGCAGTTGCAGGAACCGCAAAACGGGACACCAGATCTGCAAATTTAGGAAATGTGAAGAGCTAAAGAAAAAACCTGGCACTTCGCTAGAG